AGAAACAAGGGTTCAGCTGGCAAAGGACACCCCCGCTAAGATTCCAGGGCAGTGTCTCCCCCTGGACAGCTCCCTGGACTCAAAGCTTTTCTCATGAGAACCAGGTTGAAGCAAATCTTTCACTGCACACTACGGTGCCCTGCTGTCCATCGGCCGCACTTCGGCCAGTGAGGGCCGCGCTCTGCAAGAGGATGTCCTCCTGGGACATCCATCACCCACAGGAATGATGCTGGTGACCTTAAGTTGGCTACGTTTTGCCCAGACTGACCCAGCTGGCCACTCTGCCCATCACCCACCCCCGCGGGTGACCCTTCCTGAGCTGGCAGGAGCCCCAGGATAGGAGACACTGGGTACTGTATTCTCAATTTTCTCTGCTTCTACTTTCACATTTAATTTTATCCTGGTAGTGCTTTATGTTCCAACGAGCAATAAACAGTAAAAGAAGTAGAGTAAGTGTCTCCCTTTCACCACGCAAACCGCCTGCCCTCTGGAAGTTTCGGTCTCAAGCTGTCATGAGAACCTAGCTATGTTGGAACCTCCCCTAGCAACAATCTGTATTTTGTAAACAAACAGTGCCGCAGCACCAGCCCAGGACACACGCCCTGTGCCCTTTGTAACACTGCTAACCTTTTCCCCGCCCTGTTCTGCAGACAGGAAAAGAGAGGAGGCGGAGAGTGAGCCCACAGCCCCTGATCCTGGGGCCCAGCGCAGTCCCCGTCACGTCTTGTCACCTTATCAGTCCCTGCGGGGCTCAGAGCTGACACGTGCTGCTGAAGGCACAGCGCCGCTCTGTGCTGGTGAATCTTCCCGCGCGGCCGCCAAGCTCGTGCTGCCCTGGGCCACAGCACAGGACTTTGCTGGGAAGAGATTTCTCCAGATTAAACAGAGTTACACAGATTCCAATCCCTTCCACACACCAGGCCCTATGGACGTGGCGGCAGCGGAGTCTGTTTCCCTCTGCAGAAGAACAGATGCGGCCACGTGTGCCCTGAGGCACACTCTGGAAGGGCTCAAGCACGAGGCCACTGACCGTTGGCCAAGCCTGGCACTCAAATGTCCGCCTAACCTGGGGTCTTTACTCCATTTCTTCCCCGCTGTCCACAATACAACATCCCTCACCCTGCACCTGACCTCCCCCGGGGTCAGGGGCTGCAGCCACGGGGCCTGGGTGGTCACTTCCCAGACCCGCCCAGGTCCCTGAGGTGCCAGATAGCGTGGGCACCCTCCAGTGGCCACAATGGAAAGCCACATGCTGCTGGCCCAGGGGGCCGAGGGGGTCGCTGAGGCACGGGCACGGGGGGTGCAGCTGGGGAGGCCGTCCTGAGCCTGGCGCTGGCCAGCGGGAGGGGCAGCATGGACGAGGGCTGGGACACCAAGGGCTCTGTTAGAAATGGAGATCCAGGTGTGGAGTGGGGGGTACAGGGGAGCCACAGAGGGTTCACCTACCAGAGAGCAGGTGACAGCCCAGAGGCACATGGCCAAGCCACAGGCCAAAGGAAGAGTGGAGAGAAGGGATTCTAGCAGCGCATAAGgaaatagccaggtgtggagggTCAAATCATCCCCCACATAGGTCCAAGCCCTGACTCACGGCACCCGTGGCTGTGACCGCagttggaaatagggtctttgcagatagtCCTGTTAGGGCAAGGCCGTTTCAGGTAGGCCCTACTCCAATGACTGGCATCTTTACAAAAACGGGTACCCAACAGccgcagacacacacagagacaagaCGGCGTGAACACCAGAAGACGAGCCACGGACAGCGGCCGGAGCCAACCCCATCCCCTCTAGTAGCTTCAGCAGGAACAGGGTGCAGCCAGCACCCGATTCCACATGGCCGGAGCCACCCCCTCCAGCAGCTTCAGCGGGAACAGGGTGCAGCCAGCACCCGATTCCACACGGCCGGAGCCACCCCCTCCAGCAGCTTCAGCGGGAACAGGGTGCAGCCAGCACCcgattccacatggctggggaccCCGGGCCCCGGAACTGTGAGACCAGATATGTCTGCTGTTGCAGGCACCTGGTTTTTGGTGCTTTGTGATGGCAGCCCCAGGACGTGCCGCGGCCACCTGGTGATgctgagggagagagacagacggTGGGCAGAGCAGCAGGGGAGGGCGCCTTCCTCTGCAGAGCGTCCACTGGGCCATGCAGTGGAATCACAGACGGAAACACAGCATTTTACACCCCCAGCGTAACTGTGATTCAGATGAGGGTTGCAGCGGAAAGCAACATACCTGAGACCCAGAGTCCACCTGTGCACCACTCTGGATTGGCAGGGGCAGAGACCCGGCCCACCCTCCCAAGGAACCACTGCATCCCCACCTACTGGGCCTCCGGACAGAGCAGTGGGACAGGCCGACGCCACCTGCGCCACGTTCTTCTGAAACTGCTCAGCCTCAACCACACAGACCCCCAGATGGTGGAGCAAGACACTGGTCTGGACACGCCGTGATGCTGTGGTCAAGGAGATGCCAGCAGCTGCCAGGAAAAGGCAGGCGGGCACTGTGCTGACCTAAACACACCCAGAGACTCGGTCGCAACATGCCCAGAACCTTGGCCAGATTCTGGATTAAAAATCCTATCAAGTGCATCTGGGGGCTGTTGGAGAATGTTGACGTGGACTGCCTCAGGCATGGTCCGATCACAGCCTGTCTTCTCACCTGCCATGAAGGTGCAATAAAGGAGGACACCCATGTCTGGAGGGCATGTGCTGGAGCAGGGAGGCGGGCCGTGCAGCACACGGTCAGTGACTGTGGGCTTCAGTGGCATCCTCATCCCTCACTGCAGGACACCTGGGGCCAATGGCGCTGCCATGCAGCTCTGTGGGTCTGTGGGTTTCCGGGCCCTGGAGGTGGGGGAGGCCATCTGGGACCCAGGCCTTGGGGGTGTGGGGACTCGGGGCTGTAGGTGGAGAACTTGGACGCTGGGCCACAGCAGAAGCTTGGCCAATGGCAGGGGATCTTGGGGAATGCCAGCAGGGCCATAGGGCACATCCTGGGCCTGGCAGAGACAGGCCACTACTCAGAACTATGATCTGTCCTGATGAGTGGAGGGGTGCAAGACTGGCAGTGTGTGCCGGGTGGAAACATGGGTTGCCACATTCCAGCACCTCCCATGGTAGGAGCCCGACCCCCCACACGTGTGTCCAGGCATGGTCTTAGACCCCACGGAACCCCCACTCTGGTGACTGGGCACACTCAGGGCCTCTCAGCAAAGGCCTCCTCTTGGGAAGTGAGCACTGCTTCCCTAAATCCCCTAGGACTGGGGAGGCCAGGGAGCAGACAGGGGGACACAAAGTCTTCTACTCACAGCCCCAGACGGTCACTCGAAGTCCCAGTCAGTCACTCACAGCCCGGACGGCCACTCACAGCCCCAGAGAGACATTCCCAGTCCCGGACGGACACTCCCAGCCCTGGACGGTCACTCGCAATCCTGGAGGGCCACTCATAGCCCCAGACAGACATTCCTAGTCACAGACAGACACTCCCAGCCCTGGACAGCCATCCCCAGCCCCGGATGGTCACTCCCAGCCCCAGACGGTCACTCGCAGCCCCAGACGGTCACTCGCAGCCTGGACGACTACTCACAGCTCCAGGCAGACACTCCCAGCCCCAGACAGACACTCCCAGCCCTGGATGACACTCACAGCCCCTGAAGGCCACTCACAACCCCAGATGGCCACTCACAGCCCTGGAGAGCCACCTGCAAACAGGACGCAGGTTGCAAGACGGATGGAGCCAGAGAGCACCCAGGATGAGTCAGCACTCACGTCTCTCACTAAAGCACATCCTTGGACCCCTGGCAAGGCTCTCTGCGAGGCCAGCTGGGCCCAGCCCATTTCAGACTTGTAGATAGGGTGTGGCCTGACCTCCCAAGGGAACTTTAGCCACACAAGGCACCCCAAGACCCAGAGAATGAGCCTCAACTCCCTGGGGAGACACCCTTGAATCACTGAGCCAAACAGGGTTGGTTGAATGAGAGGCCAAAAGCCTTACTggcagtgtgtgtctgtgtgtgcccgGGTCCGCATGTGTGCTTACAGAAAACACATGTGTGTGCCCGGGTCCACGTGTGTGCTCACAGAAAACACATGTGTGCCCGGGTCCGCGTGTGTGCTCACAGAAAACACACGTGTGCACCCGGGTCCACGTGTGTGCTTACAGAAAATatatagctttttttctttttttttttttttttgagacagagtctccctgtgccgcccaggctggagtgcagtggccggatctcagctcactgcaagctccgcctcccgggttcacgccattctcctgcctcagcctcccaaatagctgggactacaggcgcccgccacatcgcctggctagttttttgtattttttttagtagagacggggtttcactgtgttagccaggatagtctcgatctcctgacctcgtgatccacccgtctcggcctcccagagtgctgggattacaggcttgagccaccgcgcccggccgaaaatatatagctttaaacatacattaaaaagtgaaaaaggtCTACAATCAATGACCTAAGTTTCCATCTTAAGATGATAGAAAAAAGAGCAAAGTAAACCCAAGGTCAGTTGAAGGAagtagtaaaaataaaagcagatatatttttttaaatagaagaaaaacaggCAAACGATAGAGAAAATTAATAGATTAAAAAGCTGATTCTTTTCAAGATGAATGAAAGGGATAAACCCCAGGAAGACtgatgaaggaggaggaggaagacacaAAGGGCCAGGATAGTGAGGAAGGAGGGTGCAGCACTACAGACCCTACAGACGGGAAAAGGCTAGCAGGAAACACTGTAAACACCCGTATTCCAAGCAATATGACAACCTACGTGCAATACTCCAATTTCCtgaaaaatacaacttatcagctgggtgccgtggctcacgcctgtaatcccagcactttgggagaccgaggtgggtggatcacaaggtcaggagttcaagaccagcctggccaacatggtgaaaccccgtctccactgaaaaatacaaaaattagcagggcgtggtggcgtgcacctgtagtcccagctactcaggaggctggggcaggaggattgtttgaacctgggaggcaggggttgcagtgagccgagatcacaccattgcactccagcctgggtgacaagagagagactccatgttcgaaaaagaaaaaaaagaagaaaaatacaacctatgaaaatagaaacaagaaaacagagaaacagaatagCTCTTTATCAAAGAAATTGAATTCATTATCAAAAGCCTTCCCACAAGGGAAACTGTTGCACTTGGGGAAAAATCCAGCCAACTCTAGACTGAGGGGCCTCCTGTGGGCAAAAGCACCAGTTTCTCTGACCAGTCAAAGGCCTGGGAGCAAAACGGATGGAGGAAGGGGGGCTTCAGGGACACAGCAGCCCCAGGCACGTGGCTCCCGATGTGAGCCATGCATCTGCAGAAAGACTTGTTTAGAAAATTGGGGAAATGGCCATACGGAGAAGAAGGAATATATGATGTTAAGAAATGGCTATGTAATTTTTAAGTGAGATAAAGCACggtgttataaaaataaaaatagtttttcagaCACAAACTGGAGCATTTACAGGTGAAATTTCACGATGTCTGAGATTTTTTAAGGTTACTCCGGTACACATGTGTGAGATGTAAAACAAGGTTAGCAAAAGCTTACTGTTGAAGCAGGTGACTGGCACCTGTGGGTCTGCTTGACTGTAGTCTCTACCTCTATAAACTGAAAGACACCACAGGAACAAGTTTCAGGAAAGAGGGACATGGCCTTGCCGGTGGCTGAGGTGCTCAGGCTGGCGGGCTGCACACCTGGTCACTCTGCATCCGGCCCCTACACCTCCCTGTCTGTGCCGCAGCAACACACACCAGGCTCGCCATTCACCAGAGACCTGCCCAGGATGGCCCAGCCAGAGGACCACACAGTGGTGTCACCGCTTCCCCACTGAGGCAGGCTCTAGTGAGGAGTGACACATCCCACTTTTAGAAATAGGGTACTAGTGCCCCCAGGCACCAAACGCAGGCCAACTGTCCCCAGGCCCCTTTGTCCTCACACACTCATGTCTAGCAACCCTAGGGGGCCGGGGTTTCTTGACTGAATGACATGGTCTGCTGGGGGTAGGGCAGAGCCCACATGTCCACGGACATGCACGCTGGGAGATGGGAGCAGACGCAGGCTCCTGCCTGCCGGAAGATGATGGGAGCAGATGTGAGCCCCAACCTGCTGGGAGATGACAGCAGACACAGGTCCCCCACCCACTGGGAGATGGGAGCAGACGGTCTGACATGGGGTCAGTGACTGCCCTGTCCACCCTGACCCACACAGGAATGGCCTAATGTGGGGTTAGCAGTTGTCCTGTCCACCCTGATCCTGAGCAGGGGCTGCACAGAGCACCAGTGGCCACTGGGCCCACCTGCAGGCTTGGGGGACATagtctggcccagggcaggtgaCTGGTGCCGCCGGGCAGCCATGGACCAGATCCCAGAGCCAGGTCCACTGCAGGGTCCTCCAGGCGCCCCTCCTGCTCAGACCGTGCCACGGTGAAAAGGATACCACGTAGGCGATATATTTCCACACATGAGGCAGGAGGGGAATGAAGATCCCGAAGGTGGCCGAGGAAAGGCCCAGGAAGACAGCCCAGGTCACCACCTGGAAGTAGTGCAGGGGTAACGACCAGCCGTTCACTCTGGAGATGCGGGGCGGCAAGACCAGATCTCCGTTGTTGAGCACGGCTTCTGGGGCGACGGAACACTGGCTCCCGGAGCGGGTGTCCATCTGCAGGATCCAGAGGGGGAGACCAGCCCCGTCAGCCCCAGGGAGGGCTGGCCCCGCCCACTGTCAGGGAGACCTCAGGGACTGGGAACATCATCCCCAAGGACCAGCACTGAGAGCCAATGGCCCAGCACTGCCTGGGGCCGCGTCCCTGGGAGCGGGGCTGGGATGGAGCCGGTACAGGGCCTGCTCAGGGGAATGAATAGACATGCTGCAGAATCTGACCCCGGCCACAGCCGAGCGGCTACAGAAAACGGCTCTCCAGGGTGTGGGGGCCCCTGGGCGGAGGACCTGGCCAGGCACCCGGTGCTGGTGCTACCGCCCCTCAGTTCCCCCGAGGATTTAAGTTCTGGGGAGCCCTCGACAGCCCCCACACAGCGATAGGTCCCAGAACCCGTTCACGAATACACAGGCTCACCCAAGACTCCCCAGGTGCCAGAGGAAAACCCACATCAGAAAGAGACCACACGGAGCAGAGGGGTGCGCctgagagaaactgaggcaatgCTGGAAGAGCTCCTGAGCCGATACTAACTGCTGCAACACTGAAATCTCCCAGATCATCCCCGAGAAGCCTCCCTGAGCTTCCCAGAGGAGCAGGACCCGAGAGCTCACTTCATGGGGTCCTGTGTGTCTCCCCTTCCACAGGACAGGGTAGCCCGTCCAGCCACACGGGGCTGgggcctgtccaggtgggcagTGGCTGCGAGGTTCTGAACACACACTGCGGCAGCTCCTGGCCAGTCAGgcggggagggaggcaggggagggagggacgtGGTGTCAGGAGAGGGAGGAACGTGgtgtcaggggagggagggacgtggcgtcaggggagggagggaggggcagtgAAAGGCACTCAATGGCTGCTATGGGGTGGGGGATCTGGAGGGGCTGGGCGGTCTCAACAGGAGTGTTAGGAAGCTTCCCCCCGTTATGCCTCGTGCAAAGCCCTTATTGTCTCTTTGGGAAAAAACCTTCAGAAAATGAAGTTGGTATTACATGTACTACTTTGGGAAGAGAGACACTGAGAACTAGTTCACAATTCTTCTTCCTTGCAGTCGTGAACGTCCACGATTCAGTGGCTCTGCGCTGCCTTTGGGGCTCCTCCCTGGTCCTCCAAATGTGACGCCAGGCGGATGCGGGGCCATAGGGCCCTGGGGCTTGAGCCACACAAGAATGTCTCAGGGAGACCTGAGAGACTCACAGCTGTGAAACAAGACCATGgtgcctgggccgggcgcgggctcaccctgtaatcccagcactgtgggaggccgaggcgtgcggatcacctgaggtcaggagttcgagaccagcctgggaaaaatggcgaaaccccgtctctactaaaaatacgaagattagcagggcatggtggcacatgcctctaatcccagctactcgggaggctgaggcatgagaattgtttgaacctgggaggtcgaggctgcagtgagtcaagattgtgccactgcattccagcctgggcaacagagggagactccatctcaaaagaaaagaaaaggaggggaggggaggcgaggggagggggaaagaaaagTCCAAGGTGCTaaggaaggaaacagaaacacagaaagacaatcttgtacattaaaaacacaattcccaattaaaaacaaaacccaaatgaaAGTGCCAAGAAACAGAAATGATGTTGCCAAAAATCACATTGGTAAAACCTGGACGATCACATCCAGGAAGGACCACAGAtctgagagaggaggagagaggaatcGCTCAGCGGCCTGGAGCCTGGAGCCTGACCCTGTGCATCTGTCAGGCTTTCAGAAGAGGAAGGTAGAGTGTCTGTGAGAGAAGAAAACACTGAAGAACTTTGAGAAGATTGAAGGCTTCAGGTCCACACTGTGCACAAGGGCCAGAAAGGATgattggaaaaagaaatacatcCACACCGGTGAAAATGTGAGCGGCAAGGATGTAGAAAAAAATCCTGCAGTGTTCTCAGAAGAAAACACGAGGGAGATTCATTACAATATATGGATACCTGCAAATTGTACTGCATCCGTTTTTTAGACGTAGAGCAATTCTTCAGGTTCTGAGAGCATTTTAATCTAAAATGCATCTGGCCAAAGGATAATCAAAGTTTGAGACAAAACAGATTCTTTCGGAATGTGTGAATATTCAAAGTACACCAACCATTAATCATTTCCAAAAAGAATTATTTAGAGATTTACTCCATCAAATAAATTATCACAGATAAAACATGGTGAGCAAATTAATCTAAAATTATATCTAAATTAAATCCAAGACAAAACCAAATCTAAGTGACAGACGACAGAACCATGAACCTGCACCACGGGCCGCAGGCGCGGAGCATTGGGGTCGCGCTGTTCCACGGAGCCACGCGCGGGGGCGTGGGAACTCCATGCTGGCCAGCACACAGCCATCTCCTCACAGGATCTCCGTGCAGCCCAGGACAGCGGAGCAGCCCAGCAGCAGGGGTCGCACCTGCCCCACGGAGGACAGCGAGCCGGGGAGAGATACCCCACAGAGGACAGCGAGCGAGTGGGACAGACCCCACGGGGGACAATGAGCAGAGGAGAGATACCCCACGGAGGACAGCGAGCCGGGGGACAGACCCCACGGAGGACAGCGAGCCGGGGAGAGATACCCCACGGAGGACAGCGAGCGAGTGGGACAGACCCCACGGAGGACAGCGAGCCGGGGAGAGATACCCCACGGAGGACAGCAAGTGAGTGGGACAGACCCCATGGAGGACAGTGAGCTGAGGGGACAGACCCCACGGAGGACAGTGAGCTGAGGGGACAGACCCCACGGAACACAGCGAGTCGGGGGCACGGACCTCACAACAGCCAGGGAAGACTCCAGGACAGCTCCTTCCCCTCAGGCCCACGCTCAGCCTTGATACCACCGTGGCCTGTGAGCACATTCAcaacccacacaccacacaccacacaccacacaccacaggTCACATACCGCACACCACAggtcacacaccacacaccacagaccacacaccacacaacccacaccacacaccacacaacccACACCACAggccacacatcacacaccacataccacacaggtcacacaccacaccacacagaccacacaccacacatcacaccatacacaacacaccacacaacCCACACCACAggccacacatcacacaccacataccacacaggtcacacaccacaccacacagaccacacaccacacatcacaccatacacaacacaccacacaacccacaccacacaccacacaccccataccacacaccacacaccacagaccacacaccacacaacccacaccacacaccacacaccacacaacccacaccacacaccacacaacccACACCACAggccacacatcacacaccacataccacacaagtcacacaccacaccacacagaCCACATACCACACATCACACCatacacaacacaccacacaacCCACACCACAggccacacaccacataccacacaacacaccacacaccacaccatacagaccacacaccacacatcacagcatacacaacacaacacacaacCCACACCACAggccacacaccacacaacacaccacacaccacaccacacagaccacacaccacaccacacacaacacaccacacaacacaccacacaacacaagCCACACAAaccacacagaccacacaccacataccagaCTACATACCATATACCACATAGaacccacaccacacaccacgcATCACACACCATGCACCACAGAGACCACAcaacacaccacataccacacagaccacacaccatacacaccacacaacccacaccacacaccacatatcacacagaccacacaccacaccacacacaacacaccacacaacacataccacacaaaccacacaccacataccacataGACCAAACAACCCACACCACATACCACGCACTACACACCACGCACCACACAGACAACACAACACACCACATACCagaccacacaccacacaccacatactgcacagaccacacaccacacacacaccacacaacacacaccaccacataactcacaccacacaccacagaCCACACACCATACAACATATACTACATAGaccacataacacacacacacacaccacacaacacaaaTGACACAacacacaatacacaccacatacaccacacaacacacaacacagaccacacacaccacacaccacatacaccacacaccacataccatactacacagcacacacatcatacaacacaacacagaccacacacaacacaaaccACACAACACAGaaaccacacaacacacaccacacaagaCACAACAAACACTACACATCACACAGctcatacaccacacacaccacataccacaaaACATGCACCACAGAGACCACACaattcacaccacacacacaccacacaacacacaaaacagaccacacaccacacaacaaaCTCCACaagccacacaccacacaaaccaCACGCACACACCTCACGCCACactgcacacacatatgtaacaCAAGCAAAACACAAACACCACACAAATCACACACTGCACATGCACCACATGACACGTACCAGACACCAGCCACAAATGCAtcacactccacacaccacacatgcacacatcacacactACACATGAACCACACACAACACAGGGACCACacaatacacacaacacacagcacactgcatacacaccacacaccgcACACCACACACcaaaccacacaccacacaccacaccacatacTGCACACATACCACACCCCCCACAAAATACCACACAACACACAATgctcacatgctcacacacaccacacaatggACACATActcccacacaccacacaatgcTCATattcccacacacacaccacacaatgcacacacttgcacacaccacacaatgtacacacactcccacaccacacaatgcacacactcccacacacaccacacaatgcACACATACTCCCATACACCACACAACGCACACACactcccccacacaccccacaatGCACACACATTCCCACACACACAAcgcacacactctcacacacaccacacaacgcacacacacacacaccacacaatgcacacacactcccacacacgccacacaatgcacacacactcccacacaccacacaatgcacacacactCCCCCCCACATCCCACAATGCACACACATTCCCCCACACACAAcgcacacactctcacacacaccacacaatgcacacacacaccacacaatgtacacacactcccacacacaccacacaatgcacacacactcccccacacaccacacaatgcacacacactcccacacaccacacaacgcACACACACTCCCCCCCACATCCCACAATGCACACACATTCCCCCACACACAAcgcacacactctcacacacaccacacaacgtgcacacacacaccacacaatgcacacacactcccccacacaccccacaatgcacacacactcccacacaacgcacacacactcccacacacaccacacaatgctcacactcccccacacaccccacaatgcacacacactcccacacaacgcacacacactcccacacacaccacacaatgcacacacacaccacacaatgcTCACActcccccacacaccacacaatgcacacacactcccacacacaatTCAAGCGAAAGGAGCATCTGTGAGTCGTGACACTGAAGACTTGTGATGTTGGGTTCAGGAAGTGAGCACAACTGAGGATGGATGGGCCCCCCGTGTTATGACAACTGGCAACTGGACTGAAGCCCGGGGAACTGGCTGCCGTGCACCGGGACCGGCAGCGCAATCCTGTGTGGTGGACCCCAGGTGCCTCCTGTCTGCCCCCATCTGTGCATGTGGACACGGCCCCCTTCTCAGACTGGGCCTCCATCCTTCTCTGCACGAGGACCAGCCCCTGACACGCACCCCAGAGACCACAGGTGCCCATCCCACCCTATCAGGTCTTTAAGATGCCATGGCCTCCTGAGTCTTTCCTGTTCCCATCTTTGTATATGTCACCAGGCCCCGAGAGTCTGTCCCGGCCCTGTCCCTACGTTTATGACTCCGTGGTCCCCCAAGTCTGTCCTGGTCCCCGTCCTGTCTTGATGACACCAGGCCCCGAGAGTCTGTCCCGGCCCTGTCCCTACGTTTATGACTCCGTGGTCCCCCGAGTCTGTCCTGTTCCCTGTCCTGTCTTGATGACACCAGGCCCCGAGAGTCTGTCCCGGACCTGTCCCTACGTTTATGACACCATGGTCCCCCGAGTCTGTCCTGGTCCCCGTCCTGTCTTGATGACACCAGGCCCCGAGAGTCTGTCCCGGCCCTGTCCCTACGTTTATGACACCATGGTCCCCCGAGTCTGTCCTGTTCCCCGTCCTGTCTTGATGACACCAGGCCCCGAGAGTCTGTCCCGGTCCCGTCCCTGTCTTTATGACACCGAGGTCCCCCGAGTCTGTCCTGGCCCCTGTCCCAGCTTTATGACACCATGGTCCCCCAAGTCTGTCCTCTTCGTCCCTGTCCCTGCCTTTATGACACTGTGGTCCCTGAGTCGGCCCTCACCCTGTCCCTGCCCTTATGACAGTCTGGCCCCCCTGACATGTCCTCGCTCTCCTCCAGCCCCCCAAATGTGTCCTCGTCCCCCTCTGGGCCTGCTCAGCCACACTTTTTCCACGGGGACCCTCTGGAAGCCACTCCACCCTGGTGAAACCTTCCATTCCTGTACTCCACACAGCGGAAACGGCCTTTTCTGAGGCCCCT
This DNA window, taken from Macaca fascicularis isolate 582-1 chromosome 6, T2T-MFA8v1.1, encodes the following:
- the LOC135964414 gene encoding palmitoyltransferase ZDHHC11-like isoform X6, with translation MDTRSGSQCSVAPEAVLNNGDLVLPPRISRVNGWSLPLHYFQVVTWAVFLGLSSATFGIFIPLLPHVWKYIAYVVTGRIFFFYLIVHLIASCIDPADFNVRLMKNYSQPMPIFDRSKHAHVIQNQFCHLCKVTVGQEADHL